The proteins below come from a single Pseudochaenichthys georgianus chromosome 14, fPseGeo1.2, whole genome shotgun sequence genomic window:
- the ppme1 gene encoding protein phosphatase methylesterase 1 gives MERQLHLNLVTSRPPMAGGLQSSSKMKMGPGRKRDFTPLSWSQYFETIEDVEVENENGKDIFRAYCSGAHGPVLLLLHGGGHSALSWAVFTAVICSRINCRVVAMDLRAHGDTKVKNPDDLSADTMAKDIGKVVEVLYGDNPPPIMIIGHSMGGAIAVHTAAANHIPSLLGLCVIDVVEGTAMDALNSMQNFLRSRPKTFKSLENAIEWSVKSGQIRNIESARVSMGGQVKKCEEPPSSPAVSNSIDGIIEEEEDEEVEEESNKKRMKEDDQEVKKESIFTWRVELSKTEKYWEGWFRGLSALFLTCPMPKLLLLAGVDRLDKDLTIGQMQGKFQMQVLPQCGHAVHEDAPEKVADALATFMVRHKFTEFKEAYLC, from the exons ATGGAGAGACAGCTGCATTTAAATCTTGTAACCTCCAGACCTCCCATGGCTGGAGGGTTGCAGTCCAGCTCCAAAATGAAAATGGG ACCCGGACGGAAAAGGGATTTCACCCCCCTGTCCTGGAGTCAGTACTTTGAAACTATTGAAGACGTTGAGGTGGAAAATGAAAATGGCAAAGACAT TTTCAGAGCTTACTGCAGCGGCGCCCATGGTCCCGTGCTGCTCCTGCTCCATGGAGGAGGACACTCTGCTCTCTCCTGGGCCGTGTTCACT GCTGTAATATGCAGCAGGATCAACTGCagggtggttgctatggacctTCGAGCTCATG GCGACACCAAAGTGAAAAATCCTGATGATCTCTCTGCAGACACGATGGCCAA GGATATTGGCAAAGTGGTGGAGGTGCTCTATGGAGATAACCCTCCTCCAATCATGATCATTGGGCACAGCATGGGCGGGGCCATTGCAGTTCACACAGCCGCTGCCAATCACATACCATCCCTGCTCGGCCTCTGTGTCATTGATGTTGTGGAAG GTACAGCAATGGATGCTTTGAACAGTATGCAGAACTTCCTCCGAAGTCGGCCAAAGACATTTAAATCTCTGGAAAATGCCATTGAGTGGAG TGTAAAAAGTGGCCAGATCCGAAACATCGAGTCAGCACGAGTGTCAATGGGAGGCCAGGTGAAAAA ATGTGAGGAACCCCCCAGCAGTCCTGCTGTGTCTAATAGCATTGATGGTATtatagaagaggaagaggatgaaGAGGTGGAGGAAGAATCCAACAAGAAAAGGATGAAGGAGGATGACCAAGAG GTCAAAAAGGAAAGCATTTTCACCTGGCGAGTGGAGCTGTCGAAGACGGAAAAATACTGGGAAGGCTGGTTCAGAGGCCTGTCTGCCCTCTTCCTCACGTGTCCTATGCCAAAATTGCTTCTGCTCGCAG GAGTGGACAGGCTTGACAAAGACCTTACTATTGGACAGATGCAAG GGAAGTTTCAGATGCAGGTCCTCCCTCAGTGTGGTCACGCTGTCCATGAGGACGCGCCTGAAAAA GTAGCAGATGCTCTAGCAACATTTATGGTCAGGCACAAATTCACTGAGTTTAAGGAAGCTTACCTGTG CTAA